In Trachemys scripta elegans isolate TJP31775 unplaced genomic scaffold, CAS_Tse_1.0 scaffold_38, whole genome shotgun sequence, the following proteins share a genomic window:
- the PRF1 gene encoding perforin-1: MPRPSSFSCLLLLILLPRVSTHCHTGTAEECEEHTAFVPGHNLAGEGIDVTTLGRKGAYLVDSSHWQHQDGTCTLCRNSLLEGQLQRLPLAAADWREKVSCRRKLSSTVKESAMGVVRAAGAVVQNDWKVGLEVEVKPSANTQVTLAGSHSKLAEFSTEKSQQDKYSFTSHEVSCTYYTFRVTHKPPLTSHFTRALRDLPEDYTRSSRLEYRQLINTYGTHYVSQLQLGGRVRDVTAVRVCEAALDGVTADEVKDCLSLEASVSIGAGKGKAEAAFSQCEEQKKKKNFKRSFHETYSERHTEVTGGNNHADLLFSEGQDAELFSAWMESLKASPGLVSYSLRPIHNLVGQDNPKREALRQAVSEYIAERALWRNCTHSCPPGTRRSAHDPCSCVCPGDGSTNTMCCSRERGQGKLTVTVERASGLWGDYTSHTDAYVKVFFQDREVRTTTVWNTDNPVWAVHLDLGHVRVAETSQLRLQVWDEDNKYDDDLLGTCDEPLRSGEGRHQVCYLNHGRLDFRYSLVCGPSLGGPHCLDYVPQGPGNYKAAQD; this comes from the exons gcctcctcctcctcattctccTTCCTAGGGTCTCCACCCATTGTCACACGGGCACAGCTGAGGAGTGCGAGGAGCACACAGCTTTCGTTCCTGGGCACAATCTCGCAGGAGAGGGCATCGACGTGACCACGCTGGGTAGGAAAGGGGCCTACTTGGTGGACAGCAGCCACTGGCAGCACCAGGATGGGACCTGCACCCTGTGCCGGAACTCGCTGCTGGAGGGGCAGCTGCAGAGGCTGCCCCTGGCCGCGGCGGACTGGAGGGAGAAGGTCTCGTGCCGCAGGAAGCTCTCCAGCACCGTGAAGGAGTCGGCCATGGGCGTGGTCCGCGCGGCGGGCGCCGTGGTACAGAACGACTGGAAGGTGGGGCTGGAGGTGGAGGTGAAGCCCAGCGCCAACACCCAGGTGACGCTGGCCGGCTCGCACTCCAAACTGGCAGAGTTCAGCACGGAGAAGTCTCAGCAAGACAAGTACAGCTTCACCAGCCACGAGGTGTCCTGCACATACTATAC GTTCCGCGTTACCCACAAACCTCCGCTCACCAGCCATTTCACCCGGGCCTTGAGAGACCTCCCGGAGGATTACACCCGCAGCTCGCGTCTCGAGTACCGTCAGTTGATCAACACGTACGGCACCCACTACGTGtcccagctgcagctggggggcagggtgcgGGATGTGACGGCTGTGAGGGTCTGCGAGGCAGCGCTGGATGGGGTGACGGCTGATGAGGTCAAGGACTGTCTGAGCCTGGAGGCCTCTGTCAGCATCGGGGCCGGGAAGGGCAAGGCTGAGGCGGCCTTCAGCCAGTGTGAGgagcagaagaagaagaagaacttcAAGCGGAGCTTCCACGAGACCTACAGCGAGCGTCACACTGAGGTGACAGGCGGCAACAACCACGCCGACCTGCTGTTCTCTGAGGGGCAGGACGCCGAGCTTTTCTCAGCCTGGATGGAGAGCCTCAAAGCCAGCCCCGGCCTGGTGTCCTACTCGCTACGCCCCATCCACAACTTGGTGGGGCAGGACAACCCCAAGCGGGAGGCACTGAGGCAGGCGGTGAGCGAGTACATCGCCGAGAGGGCCCTGTGGAGGAATTGCACCCACAGCTGCCCGCCGGGGACCCGGCGCAGCGCCCACGACCCCTGCTCCTGCGTCTGCCCCGGGGACGGTTCCACCAACACCATGTGCTGCTCACGGGAGCGAGGCCAGGGGAAGCTGACAGTGACGGTGGAGCGGGCCAGCGGCCTGTGGGGCGACTACACCAGCCACACCGATGCCTATGTCAAGGTCTTCTTCCAGGACCGGGAGGTGCGGACAACAACCGTGTGGAACACCGACAACCCGGTCTGGGCCGTCCACCTGGACCTGGGGCACGTGCGGGTGGCGGAGACCAGCCAGCTCCGCCTCCAAGTCTGGGACGAGGACAACAAGTACGACGACGACCTACTGGGGACGTGCGACGAGCCGCTGCGCTCTGGAGAGGGTCGCCACCAGGTCTGCTACCTGAACCACGGCCGGCTGGACTTCCGGTACAGCCTGGTGTGTGGTCCCAGCCTGGGCGGGCCCCACTGCTTGGACTACGTCCCCCAGGGCCCCGGGAACTACAAGGCAGCCCAGGATTAG
- the LOC117870575 gene encoding uncharacterized protein LOC117870575, translating into MRLSKEYTLCEVVLSLLSLLFPSYINELGVMAPSSLPCKLLIEGICGYNYCKEMYIQGSPKMKFSTLSFFTASQPHENQVFTSLQSFSLRRIECWGKDLEATVNRKLNMSPECDAGRQKPRLKQGAQSSFHRLRRLQGVLPDLPFTLGLQVPSQWSYPAGPTFPGARFFQPPNQMNAHTHTHTHTHSVSMMTELISTPKLTPYMSLDSMG; encoded by the exons atGCGGCTGTCTAAAGAATACACATTGTGTGAAGTAGTGTTATcgctcctctcccttctctttcccagctacataaacGAGCTCGGGGTCAtggctccttcctccctcccctgtaaATTGCTGATTGAGGGAATCTGTGGCTACaattactgcaaagaaatgtatattcAAG ggTCACCCAAAATGAAATTCTCCACCCTGAGTTTTTTCACAGCCAGCCAACCACATGAAAATCAGGTTTTCACATCACTCCAATCATTCAGTTTGAGGAGGATTGAGTGTTGGGGGAAGGACCTGGAGGCTACAGTGAAtcgcaaattgaatatgagtccaGAGTGTGATGCAG GGAGACAGAAACCCCGTCTGAAGCAGGGAGCTCAGAGCTCGTTCCACAGGCTCCGTCGCCTCCAGGgtgtgttaccagatttgccctttactttggg gctgcaagttccctcccagtggagctaCCCTGCAGGACCTACGTTCCCCGGGGCTCGGTTCTTCCAGCCCCCGAATCAGAtgaacgcacacacacacacacacacacacacacacagtgtgtctaTGATGACTgagttaatcagcactcccaagctgaccccttatatgtccctggactcaatgGGCTAG